A window of Polaribacter litorisediminis contains these coding sequences:
- a CDS encoding tubby C-terminal domain-like protein, producing MNTETYAIKHTDDKLVVFQSEQQIYHSQWFTDFGKFGCELFNSEGKLIFSIIKKFQFWKWKMVYTIKENNGNLIHLISQNNRKTIYAIDFNEITYEVQSHFKKKTSIFKNGAKIAEIDESFLDKDFTNHIKLQLLDKKDLEVCFLLFSCLKIGEMQQKQKSILTSQKQLEVNLEPWD from the coding sequence ATGAATACTGAAACCTATGCCATAAAACATACTGACGACAAGTTGGTTGTTTTTCAGTCTGAGCAACAAATTTACCACTCTCAATGGTTTACAGATTTTGGTAAATTTGGGTGTGAACTCTTTAATTCAGAGGGAAAATTGATTTTCTCGATAATTAAAAAATTTCAATTTTGGAAATGGAAAATGGTCTATACCATCAAAGAAAATAATGGAAATTTGATACATCTTATTTCTCAGAACAATCGAAAAACAATTTACGCAATTGATTTTAATGAGATTACGTATGAGGTACAAAGTCATTTTAAAAAGAAAACATCTATTTTTAAAAATGGTGCTAAAATTGCAGAAATTGATGAATCTTTTTTAGACAAAGACTTTACAAATCATATTAAACTACAACTTTTGGATAAAAAAGATTTAGAAGTTTGTTTTTTATTGTTCTCTTGCTTAAAAATTGGAGAAATGCAACAAAAACAAAAATCAATACTTACGAGTCAAAAACAATTAGAGGTTAATTTGGAGCCTTGGGATTAA
- the glpQ gene encoding glycerophosphodiester phosphodiesterase, translating to MKSIFLFLVCLMILSCHQNKKQVTMSKKIVIAHRGASGYLPEHTLEAKAMAHAMNADFIEQDLVLSKDNIPIVIHDIYLDDVTNVATIFPSRNRKDNRFYVIDFTFDELKTLQVTERFNPKTGEQVYKNRFPKGKGNFKIHSLQEEIELIQGLNTSTEKNIGIYPEIKAPEFHQKEGKNITEIVLKVLADYGYKTKKDNCILQCFNAQELERIRKELKSELFLVQLIEHPKQAKELKHFATYADGIGPWYKQILASKVKDQYSFTSLVSDAHQLGLKVHPYTFRADALAEFDTFEEMMQTILIDANVDGVFTDFPDVVINFLKENNNEY from the coding sequence ATGAAGTCAATTTTCTTATTTTTGGTTTGTTTGATGATTCTTTCTTGCCATCAAAATAAAAAACAAGTAACCATGTCTAAAAAAATAGTCATTGCGCATAGAGGTGCTTCTGGATATTTACCTGAACACACTTTAGAAGCTAAAGCCATGGCACATGCGATGAATGCTGATTTTATTGAGCAAGATTTAGTGTTATCTAAAGATAATATTCCGATAGTAATTCATGATATTTATTTAGATGATGTGACCAATGTTGCCACAATATTTCCAAGTAGAAACAGAAAAGACAATCGTTTTTATGTAATTGATTTTACTTTTGATGAGCTAAAAACGTTGCAAGTTACCGAACGGTTTAATCCAAAAACGGGAGAACAAGTATACAAAAATCGCTTTCCGAAAGGAAAAGGGAATTTTAAAATCCATTCTTTGCAAGAAGAAATTGAATTAATTCAAGGTTTAAATACATCGACCGAAAAAAATATCGGAATTTATCCTGAAATTAAAGCTCCTGAATTTCATCAAAAGGAAGGAAAAAATATAACAGAAATTGTCTTAAAAGTACTTGCGGATTATGGCTATAAAACCAAAAAAGACAACTGTATTTTGCAGTGCTTTAATGCGCAGGAATTAGAACGCATTCGAAAAGAATTAAAGTCAGAATTATTTTTAGTTCAGTTAATAGAGCATCCTAAACAAGCCAAAGAATTAAAACATTTTGCAACCTATGCAGACGGAATTGGCCCATGGTACAAACAAATTTTAGCTTCAAAAGTGAAGGATCAATATAGCTTTACTTCGTTAGTTTCTGATGCGCATCAATTAGGGTTAAAAGTGCATCCTTACACATTTAGAGCAGATGCTTTGGCAGAATTTGATACTTTTGAAGAAATGATGCAAACAATTTTAATAGATGCCAATGTAGATGGTGTTTTTACCGATTTTCCGGATGTAGTAATCAATTTTTTAAAAGAAAACAACAATGAATACTGA
- a CDS encoding T9SS type A sorting domain-containing protein → MTGQLVVGFKINSEVQTINVSSLSKGIYILEIDEILKKLVIN, encoded by the coding sequence ATCACTGGACAACTTGTTGTTGGTTTTAAAATAAATTCTGAGGTTCAAACTATAAATGTAAGCAGTTTATCTAAAGGAATTTATATTTTAGAGATTGACGAAATTCTAAAAAAATTGGTTATCAATTAA
- a CDS encoding 2-oxoglutarate dehydrogenase E1 component — MDKFSFLNAAHTGFIGDLYNQYLEHPDAVEPSWRSFFQGYDFANENYSLKEKEEVSVEIPQEVKKEFLVADLINGYRTRGHLFTKTNPVRERRQYQPSLDIETFGLSKDDLNSYFSAGEILGLGRVTLSEIIEHLQNIYCDSIGVEYMYMRNPEKLKWWQSRLNENENHPKYSTEAKKYILGKLNQAVTFESFLQTKYVGQKRFSLEGGETLIPGISVMLRDAAEKYGVKECVLGMAHRGRLNTLVNIFKKPVRDLFSEFEGKDFEDEDIDGDVKYHLGLTLSKTYRDGNEIKMNLVPNPSHLETVAAVAEGITRAKIDRKYAGDSSKILPIVIHGDAAIAGQGIAYEIVQMAKLNGYKTGGTIHIVVNNQIGFTTNYLDARSSTYCTDVAKVTLSPVLHVNADDTEAVCHAMQLALDFRMKFQTDIFIDLLGYRKYGHNEGDEPRFTQPKLYKAIAKHKNPKDIYADILLKQNSISSSYVKEITDEFKRMLEKEFDNSKKDKNSKVEEFMESTWEGFEREDQAAMLQVVQTKYPENRLNNIAKVVSTVPEGSTFVRKAERILQGRAKMAFETRKLDWGMAENLAYGSLMEEGFNIRISGQDVERGTFSHRHAILRDAVTEERINLLNTNPDSKGQMTIYNSLLSEYAVLGFDYGYAMANPNTLTIWEAQFGDFSNGAQIMFDQYISAAEDKWKAQNGIVVLLPHGYEGQGSEHSSARIERYLQLCAEDNMTVANCTTPANFYHLLRRQMKRDYRKPLIVFTPKSLLRHPKVVSSIQDLANGEFQEVIDDTLNPENVKKLVFCMGKFYYDLLEEREKLERDDIALVRIEQLFPLHKEKIQAIIDRYPTIEEYVWAQEEPRNMGAWSYMLQRFELKNLTVRSRKYYAVPAAGSSTRFKKRHREVIDSVFKIA; from the coding sequence ATGGATAAATTTTCGTTCTTAAACGCAGCACATACAGGCTTTATAGGTGATTTATACAACCAATATTTAGAACACCCGGATGCAGTAGAACCAAGCTGGAGAAGTTTTTTTCAAGGGTATGATTTTGCAAATGAAAATTATTCTTTAAAAGAAAAAGAAGAAGTTTCTGTAGAAATTCCGCAAGAAGTTAAAAAAGAATTCTTGGTGGCAGACTTGATCAACGGATACAGAACAAGAGGTCATTTATTTACAAAAACAAATCCTGTTAGAGAAAGAAGACAATACCAACCTTCTTTAGATATTGAAACCTTCGGTTTATCAAAAGACGATTTAAATAGTTATTTTTCTGCCGGAGAAATTTTGGGTTTAGGAAGAGTAACCTTATCAGAAATTATTGAGCATTTACAAAATATTTATTGCGATTCTATTGGAGTTGAATATATGTACATGCGAAATCCTGAAAAATTAAAATGGTGGCAATCTAGATTGAATGAAAACGAGAACCACCCAAAATATTCTACCGAAGCCAAAAAGTATATTTTAGGAAAATTAAATCAGGCAGTAACTTTTGAAAGTTTTTTACAAACAAAATATGTAGGCCAAAAACGTTTTTCTTTAGAAGGAGGAGAAACTCTAATTCCTGGAATTAGTGTAATGTTAAGAGATGCTGCAGAAAAATATGGTGTAAAAGAGTGTGTTTTAGGAATGGCTCATAGAGGTCGTTTAAACACCTTGGTAAACATCTTTAAAAAACCAGTTAGAGATTTATTTAGTGAGTTTGAGGGTAAAGATTTTGAAGATGAAGATATCGATGGTGATGTAAAATATCATTTAGGTTTAACACTAAGTAAAACCTACAGAGACGGTAATGAAATCAAAATGAATTTAGTGCCAAATCCATCGCATTTAGAAACTGTAGCCGCGGTTGCCGAAGGGATTACAAGGGCTAAAATTGATAGAAAATATGCTGGTGATTCTAGTAAGATTTTACCCATCGTAATTCATGGAGATGCTGCCATTGCCGGGCAAGGAATTGCCTACGAAATAGTGCAAATGGCAAAATTAAACGGCTATAAAACGGGCGGAACAATCCATATTGTGGTCAATAATCAAATTGGTTTTACTACAAATTATTTAGACGCACGTTCAAGTACCTATTGTACAGATGTTGCCAAAGTAACATTATCACCGGTTTTACATGTAAATGCCGATGATACAGAAGCTGTATGCCATGCAATGCAGTTGGCATTAGACTTTAGAATGAAGTTTCAAACTGATATTTTTATCGATTTACTGGGCTATCGTAAATACGGTCATAACGAGGGTGATGAGCCACGTTTTACGCAACCAAAACTATACAAAGCAATTGCGAAACATAAAAATCCTAAAGATATTTATGCTGATATCTTACTAAAACAAAATTCAATAAGTTCATCTTATGTAAAAGAAATTACAGATGAATTTAAAAGAATGCTTGAAAAAGAATTTGACAACTCTAAAAAAGATAAAAATTCTAAAGTAGAAGAGTTTATGGAATCTACTTGGGAAGGTTTTGAACGCGAAGATCAAGCAGCCATGTTGCAAGTAGTACAGACCAAGTATCCAGAAAATCGATTAAATAATATTGCAAAAGTAGTTTCTACAGTTCCTGAAGGTTCAACTTTTGTAAGAAAGGCAGAACGTATTTTGCAAGGAAGAGCTAAAATGGCATTCGAAACCCGTAAATTAGATTGGGGAATGGCAGAAAATTTAGCCTATGGTTCTTTAATGGAAGAAGGATTTAATATTCGTATTTCTGGACAAGATGTAGAAAGAGGAACTTTTTCTCATAGACATGCTATTTTGCGTGATGCCGTTACCGAAGAAAGAATTAATTTACTGAATACAAACCCCGATTCTAAAGGGCAAATGACCATTTACAACTCCTTATTGTCTGAATATGCCGTGTTAGGGTTTGATTATGGTTATGCAATGGCAAATCCGAATACATTAACAATTTGGGAAGCACAGTTTGGAGATTTTTCTAACGGAGCTCAAATAATGTTCGACCAGTATATTTCTGCCGCAGAAGATAAATGGAAAGCTCAAAACGGAATTGTAGTTTTATTACCTCATGGGTATGAAGGGCAAGGTTCTGAGCATTCATCCGCAAGAATAGAACGCTATTTACAATTATGTGCAGAAGATAATATGACCGTTGCAAATTGTACAACTCCAGCAAATTTCTATCATTTATTGCGTCGTCAAATGAAACGAGATTACAGGAAGCCTTTAATTGTCTTTACGCCAAAGAGTTTATTGCGACATCCAAAAGTGGTAAGCTCCATTCAAGATTTAGCAAATGGAGAATTCCAAGAAGTAATAGACGATACGTTAAATCCAGAAAATGTAAAGAAATTAGTTTTTTGTATGGGTAAATTCTATTATGACTTACTAGAGGAAAGAGAAAAATTAGAAAGAGACGATATTGCTTTGGTAAGAATTGAGCAATTATTTCCGTTACATAAAGAAAAAATTCAGGCAATTATAGACCGATATCCAACTATTGAAGAATATGTTTGGGCGCAAGAAGAGCCAAGAAATATGGGAGCTTGGAGCTATATGTTGCAACGTTTTGAATTGAAAAATTTAACAGTACGTTCAAGAAAATATTATGCAGTTCCGGCGGCTGGTTCTAGCACAAGATTCAAGAAAAGACATCGAGAAGTTATTGATAGTGTTTTTAAGATAGCGTAA
- the odhB gene encoding 2-oxoglutarate dehydrogenase complex dihydrolipoyllysine-residue succinyltransferase: MSVLEMKVPSPGESITEVEIATWLVEDGDYVEKDQPIAEVDSDKATLELPAEESGIITLKAEEGDAVAVGAVVCLIDTSATKPDGDAASKEDEAPKKEKEETKIEVKEATKAATYATGTASPAAKKVLAEKGMSASAVKGTGKDGRITKEDAVKAVPSMGTQPANGSRHTERKKMSMLRRKVAERLVAVKNETAMLTTFNEVNMQPIFDLRTKYKENFKARHGVGLGFMSFFTLAVVRALKMYPDVNSMIDGDFQIKQDFQDISIAVSGPKGLMVPVIRNAENLSFRGVESEVKRLAIRARDGQITIDEMTGGTFTITNGGVFGSMLSTPIINPPQSGILGMHNIVNRPMAVNGGIVIQPIMYVALSYDHRIIDGRESVGFLVAIKEALENPVELLMDGNIERALEM; encoded by the coding sequence ATGAGTGTTTTAGAAATGAAAGTTCCTTCTCCAGGAGAATCGATTACAGAAGTAGAAATTGCAACTTGGTTAGTTGAAGATGGAGACTATGTTGAAAAAGACCAACCGATTGCAGAAGTAGACTCTGACAAAGCTACATTAGAATTGCCTGCTGAAGAAAGTGGAATTATCACTTTAAAAGCAGAAGAAGGTGATGCGGTTGCTGTGGGTGCAGTGGTGTGCTTAATAGACACAAGTGCAACTAAACCTGATGGAGATGCAGCAAGTAAAGAAGATGAGGCTCCAAAAAAAGAAAAGGAAGAAACGAAAATTGAAGTAAAAGAAGCTACGAAAGCAGCAACCTATGCAACCGGAACTGCTTCTCCTGCTGCTAAAAAAGTATTGGCCGAAAAAGGAATGAGTGCTTCCGCTGTAAAAGGAACCGGAAAAGACGGAAGAATTACCAAAGAGGATGCCGTAAAAGCAGTGCCTTCTATGGGAACTCAACCAGCCAATGGTTCTAGACATACAGAGCGCAAAAAAATGTCTATGTTGCGCAGAAAAGTTGCGGAACGTTTAGTTGCTGTAAAAAATGAAACAGCCATGTTAACTACTTTTAACGAGGTAAACATGCAACCAATTTTCGATTTACGTACAAAATATAAAGAAAACTTTAAAGCAAGGCATGGCGTTGGTTTAGGCTTTATGTCTTTCTTTACTTTGGCAGTTGTAAGAGCCCTAAAAATGTATCCTGATGTGAATTCTATGATCGATGGAGACTTTCAAATAAAACAAGATTTCCAAGATATTTCAATTGCAGTTTCTGGTCCTAAAGGATTAATGGTACCCGTAATTAGAAATGCAGAAAATTTATCTTTTAGAGGCGTAGAATCTGAAGTAAAACGTTTAGCAATAAGAGCTAGAGATGGGCAAATAACGATTGATGAAATGACAGGAGGAACTTTTACAATTACCAATGGTGGTGTGTTTGGTTCTATGTTGTCTACACCAATTATCAACCCTCCGCAAAGTGGTATTTTAGGAATGCACAATATTGTAAACAGACCGATGGCAGTAAACGGCGGTATTGTAATTCAGCCAATTATGTATGTTGCTTTGTCTTACGATCATAGAATTATTGATGGTAGGGAATCTGTAGGCTTTTTAGTTGCTATTAAAGAAGCGTTAGAAAATCCTGTTGAATTATTGATGGATGGAAATATAGAACGCGCATTAGAAATGTAG
- a CDS encoding L,D-transpeptidase — translation MHLFNKIYSKLFGMVGLAIVLLYYLKENNRQNFSQNKITQTVVVVNDTLFTIHVKKNITVKHYFEFIDSLVTRYDSLTPYSLTEHLLVRANPRIIDRLQNTDYYRMKAKDSFVYNQREMVVLKKNSVFMVPVLAKAEEIISSFQNTIIDVNIPEYKLRIYEDSVLLYEFPIRVGRNEKKYLKMGNRVTDLRTITGTGSIVDHIRNPDYYDPVNGKQYFSTTRDDKKVTRLPQIPFIETEINGIRNGQMIHPTTNPISLGKPYSNGCIATNEAAAWLIYYHATLGTKININYNLTIVDESGEQILLEDIYGYQKN, via the coding sequence ATGCACTTATTCAATAAAATATATAGCAAACTTTTTGGAATGGTAGGATTGGCAATCGTCTTATTATACTATCTTAAAGAAAATAATAGACAAAACTTTTCACAGAATAAAATTACCCAAACAGTAGTTGTTGTAAATGACACTTTGTTTACTATTCACGTAAAAAAAAATATCACTGTTAAGCATTATTTTGAATTTATAGACTCTTTAGTGACTCGTTATGACTCCTTAACACCATATTCTTTAACAGAACATCTTTTGGTAAGAGCAAATCCTCGGATTATTGATAGACTTCAAAATACTGATTATTATAGAATGAAAGCCAAAGATTCTTTTGTATACAATCAAAGAGAAATGGTTGTGTTAAAAAAAAATAGTGTCTTTATGGTTCCTGTTTTAGCAAAAGCGGAAGAAATTATTTCTTCGTTTCAAAACACAATTATAGATGTGAATATACCAGAATATAAACTTCGCATTTATGAAGATTCAGTTTTGTTATATGAGTTTCCCATTAGAGTAGGCAGAAATGAAAAGAAATACTTAAAAATGGGCAATAGAGTAACCGATTTAAGAACTATTACTGGAACCGGAAGTATTGTTGATCATATCAGGAATCCTGATTATTACGATCCTGTAAACGGTAAGCAGTATTTTAGTACCACTAGAGATGATAAAAAAGTGACGCGATTACCTCAAATTCCTTTTATTGAAACAGAGATAAATGGTATCAGAAATGGGCAAATGATTCATCCTACCACCAATCCTATTTCATTGGGCAAACCTTATTCTAATGGTTGTATTGCCACTAATGAAGCCGCTGCTTGGCTTATATACTACCACGCAACATTAGGAACTAAAATAAACATTAACTACAATCTTACTATTGTTGATGAATCTGGAGAGCAGATATTATTAGAGGATATCTATGGATATCAGAAGAATTAA
- a CDS encoding OmpA/MotB family protein, with product MKIIKFTTIIVLTLLTSCVSQKKYTDLENSVAVCEGELRTTLNELETKSNELLVIENNLANEKNRVKVLEKESDYFKSTNTNLLERLSDLSIVSKFGAESIKKSLEALNEQNTYIKDLTNSMQQKDSLNLALVMNLKKSLNNFDDEDINIEVKKGVVYVSISDRMLFKSGSYRVHKSAQAVIGKIAKIVNDHKELDILVEGHTDTVPIKTNCMEDNWDLSTKRATAIVRLMQTNFNVQPERMTAGGRSEYMPKDTNKTSKGRASNRRTEIIIIPKLDEFFNLLAMPETVSSN from the coding sequence ATGAAAATTATAAAGTTTACTACTATTATTGTTCTGACACTTTTAACATCCTGCGTAAGTCAGAAAAAATATACAGATTTAGAAAACAGTGTGGCAGTTTGTGAGGGCGAACTTAGAACTACTTTAAACGAACTAGAAACAAAGTCTAACGAACTCTTAGTAATCGAAAATAACCTAGCGAATGAAAAAAATAGGGTGAAGGTATTAGAAAAAGAATCTGATTATTTTAAAAGTACAAACACCAATTTATTAGAGAGACTTTCTGATCTTTCTATTGTCAGTAAATTTGGGGCAGAAAGCATTAAGAAGTCTTTAGAGGCTTTAAATGAACAAAACACATATATTAAAGATTTAACAAACTCTATGCAACAAAAAGATTCTCTAAACCTTGCACTGGTCATGAATTTGAAAAAATCTTTAAATAATTTTGACGATGAAGACATAAATATTGAGGTTAAGAAAGGAGTTGTATATGTTTCTATTTCAGACAGAATGCTATTTAAATCGGGTAGTTATAGAGTTCATAAATCTGCACAAGCCGTTATTGGTAAAATAGCAAAAATTGTCAATGATCACAAAGAATTAGATATTCTTGTTGAAGGACACACAGATACAGTTCCTATCAAAACAAATTGTATGGAAGATAATTGGGATTTAAGTACCAAGCGAGCAACAGCTATTGTCCGGTTAATGCAAACTAATTTTAATGTGCAGCCAGAACGAATGACGGCCGGTGGAAGATCTGAATATATGCCAAAAGACACCAATAAAACTTCAAAGGGTAGAGCATCTAATCGTAGAACCGAAATTATTATTATTCCAAAATTAGATGAATTTTTTAATTTGCTAGCAATGCCAGAAACGGTGTCTTCAAACTAA
- a CDS encoding DnaJ C-terminal domain-containing protein encodes MEYKDYYKILGVKKDASLREIKRAYRKLAAKYHPDKNPNNKGAEEKFKEINEANGVLSDAKKREKYDALGSNWEAYQHTGDDWKKYANQNTRRRRTYQGDPSGFYGQQNGGETFSSFFETFFGGGRQRARGQQAEFSGGDIQAEMPITLMEAYHGSKRTFKIHNSTLRINIKPGSYHDQQLKIKGKGQPGIQGGKMGDLYITLKVQQDDRFKRKANDLLYEIPVDLYTAILGGKIGITTFTGNLKITVPKGSETGKTLRVKGKGMPIYGNPTEFGDLLVKLNVNLPKNLTKEEEEIFKKLQNLRESKTVNTN; translated from the coding sequence ATGGAATATAAAGATTATTATAAAATATTAGGTGTTAAAAAAGACGCTTCTTTAAGAGAAATTAAAAGAGCGTATCGAAAACTTGCGGCTAAATATCATCCGGATAAAAACCCTAATAACAAAGGTGCAGAAGAAAAATTTAAAGAAATTAACGAAGCAAATGGAGTTTTAAGTGATGCAAAAAAAAGAGAAAAATATGATGCTTTAGGGTCTAATTGGGAAGCCTATCAACATACAGGAGATGACTGGAAAAAGTATGCAAACCAAAATACCAGAAGAAGACGTACTTATCAAGGGGATCCTTCAGGGTTTTATGGGCAACAAAACGGCGGAGAAACTTTTTCTAGCTTTTTCGAAACTTTTTTTGGCGGTGGTAGACAGCGAGCTAGAGGACAACAAGCAGAATTTTCTGGTGGTGACATTCAGGCTGAAATGCCCATCACACTTATGGAAGCATATCATGGAAGTAAGCGCACTTTTAAAATTCATAATTCAACTTTAAGAATCAATATAAAACCTGGTTCTTATCATGATCAACAATTAAAAATTAAAGGAAAAGGGCAGCCAGGCATACAAGGAGGAAAAATGGGAGATTTATACATCACCTTAAAAGTACAGCAAGATGATCGCTTTAAAAGAAAAGCAAACGACTTACTTTATGAGATTCCTGTAGATTTATATACAGCCATTTTAGGGGGTAAAATAGGCATAACAACTTTTACCGGTAACTTAAAAATAACAGTCCCTAAAGGAAGTGAAACAGGAAAAACACTCCGAGTAAAAGGAAAAGGAATGCCTATATATGGCAACCCGACAGAATTCGGAGATTTATTGGTAAAATTAAATGTGAATTTACCTAAAAACCTGACAAAAGAAGAAGAAGAAATTTTTAAAAAATTACAAAATTTAAGAGAATCAAAAACTGTAAATACTAATTAA
- a CDS encoding heavy-metal-associated domain-containing protein, translated as MSLLDKKIIPGNHGKTFGTNAKTSDDLKSIKTKILELEGIKSVELNNTVFPKEFTIHTSKLVTIEEIEEKVKAAGFHSVPKKTFIL; from the coding sequence ATGAGTTTATTAGACAAAAAAATCATACCAGGAAACCACGGCAAAACATTTGGAACCAATGCAAAAACTAGCGATGATTTAAAGAGTATTAAAACTAAAATATTAGAGTTAGAAGGAATAAAAAGTGTGGAGCTTAATAATACCGTTTTTCCAAAAGAATTTACTATTCATACGTCTAAACTAGTTACAATAGAGGAAATAGAAGAAAAAGTAAAGGCTGCTGGTTTTCATTCAGTACCAAAAAAAACGTTTATACTCTGA
- a CDS encoding arsenate reductase family protein yields MGEIATSNRQITLFYSSKSVRAKQTLAYAKAEGLPIQEIDILKTKLTGTQIVELSDRLHLAVSDLVNQEHPSYTSNFEPHNFSTEDWIKMIQHHPEIMKQPIALRGDKTILIETPTDIIKI; encoded by the coding sequence ATGGGAGAAATAGCCACTTCAAACAGACAGATTACCTTGTTTTACAGCTCTAAATCTGTCAGAGCAAAACAAACATTGGCTTATGCCAAAGCTGAGGGTTTACCAATACAAGAAATAGATATTTTAAAAACAAAGCTTACTGGAACACAAATTGTAGAACTTTCAGATAGGTTGCATTTGGCGGTAAGCGATTTGGTAAACCAAGAACATCCTTCTTATACATCAAATTTTGAACCTCATAATTTTTCAACTGAGGACTGGATAAAAATGATACAACATCATCCAGAGATTATGAAGCAACCGATCGCTTTAAGAGGAGACAAAACTATTTTGATTGAAACGCCTACGGATATTATTAAAATTTAG